The following are encoded in a window of Carya illinoinensis cultivar Pawnee chromosome 15, C.illinoinensisPawnee_v1, whole genome shotgun sequence genomic DNA:
- the LOC122296097 gene encoding protein phosphatase 2C 53-like: MEEMSPAVAVPFRGGNSVCDNPTIATHLDVTRLKLMADSGVLLSDSITKTSPETSTGGDEDCNCGDLANEVSVAPAVVPKEDSLLDMVSQKESSWVAVDDVMARESEEDDSLSLEGDRILDSSCSLSVGSECSSLCGEDIMVIEAATDMVTLSSIDREKSLCCVNNVVVKATDSEGPNDGIEIVSDSVAVAVSLEEVNGDVSDPKPSAVILPLSLERALSGASGRSVFEVDHVPLWGIMSVCGRRPEMEDAVAAVPRFLRIPIQMLIGDRVVDGLTNCLPPQTLHFFGVYDGHGGSQVANYCRDRMHVALAEELECVKEGLGDGTIKGNCQQQWKKAFTNCFLKVDDEVGGKESLEPLAPETVGSTAVVAVICSSHIMVANCGDSRAVLCRGKKPMALSVDHKPDREDEYARIEAAGGKVIQWNGHRVFGVLAMSRSIGDRYLKPWIIPEPEVMFLPRAKDDECLILASDGLWDVMTNEEVCDLARKRILLWHKKNGTTLPTIRGEGIDPAAQAAAEFLSNRATQKGSKDNITVIVVDLKAQRKFKSKT; this comes from the exons ATGGAGGAGATGTCTCCGGCGGTCGCGGTGCCATTTAGAGGAGGTAACTCGGTCTGTGATAACCCAACCATTGCTACCCATTTGGATGTCACTAGACTTAAGCTAATGGCGGATTCTGGGGTTCTGTTATCCGACTCTATAACTAAGACTTCCCCTGAGACGAGTACTGGTGGTGATGAAGATTGTAATTGTGGTGATTTGGCGAATGAAGTTAGTGTTGCCCCGGCCGTGGTGCCGAAAGAGGATTCTTTGTTGGATATGGTATCTCAAAAAGAAAGTTCATGGGTTGCTGTTGACGATGTGATGGCCCGGGAAAGTGAGGAAGACGATTCCTTATCATTGGAGGGTGATAGGATTCTTGATAGCTCTTGTTCTCTTTCTGTAGGGAGTGAGTGCAGCAGTTTGTGTGGAGAGGACATCATGGTTATTGAGGCTGCTACCGATATGGTAACACTGAGTTCCATAGACAGAGAGAAGAGCTTATGCTGTGTTAATAATGTTGTTGTTAAGGCCACCGATTCAGAGGGACCAAATGATGGGATTGAGATCGTGAGTGATTCTGTTGCTGTGGCTGTGAGTCTTGAGGAAGTGAATGGTGATGTCTCGGATCCAAAGCCATCTGCAGTTATTCTTCCACTGTCTCTGGAAAGAGCGCTGAGTGGAGCCTCGGGCCGCAGCGTTTTTGAGGTGGATCATGTGCCTCTTTGGGGAATTATGTCTGTATGCGGAAGAAGACCCGAGATGGAAGATGCAGTTGCTGCTGTTCCTCGTTTTCTGAGGATTCCTATTCAAATGCTAATTGGTGACAGGGTAGTCGATGGTTTGACTAACTGTTTACCTCCCCAGACTCTGCATTTCTTTGGAGTCTATGATGGCCATGGAGGCTCTCAg gtTGCAAATTATTGTCGTGATCGTATGCATGTGGCCTTGGCTGAGGAGCTAGAATGTGTGAAGGAAGGCTTAGGAGATGGAACGATCAAGGGCAATTGCCAACAGCAGTGGAAGAAAGCATTCACCAATTGTTTTCTCAAGGTTGATGACGAAGTTGGAGGGAAAGAGAGTCTTGAGCCTCTCGCTCCAGAAACTGTTGGTTCTACTGCAGTGGTCGCGGTTATTTGTTCCTCACATATCATGGTAGCAAATTGTGGAGATTCTCGAGCAGTTCTGTGTCGTGGGAAAAAACCTATGGCATTGTCAGTTGATCATAAA CCAGATCGAGAAGATGAATATGCGAGAATTGAGGCAGCGGGAGGCAAAGTCATACAGTGGAATGGGCATCGTGTTTTTGGAGTTCTGGCAATGTCAAGGTCTATCG GTGACAGATATTTGAAACCATGGATAATTCCAGAACCAGAGGTAATGTTTCTTCCACGGGCAAAAGATGATGAATGCCTTATTTTAGCTAGTGATGGGCTATGGGATGTCATGACAAATGAAGAGGTGTGCGACTTGGCTCGGAAAAGAATACTTCTGTGGCACAAAAAGAATGGGACTACACTTCCGACTATAAGGGGTGAGGGGATAGATCCCGCAGCTCAAGCGGCGGCAGAATTTCTCTCGAACCGAGCTACTCAAAAAGGAAGCAAAGACAACATCACTGTGATTGTGGTAGATTTGAAAGCTCAAAGGAAGTTCAAAAGCAAAACATGA